One genomic region from Streptomyces sp. NBC_01304 encodes:
- a CDS encoding transketolase, with translation MVLTGREAFCDELAKAGAQDERVVCLETLWGGTGHPFEAAHPERFFALYAAEAAMVQMARGLAVAGFRPFATLVAPEATVGAKENLRLTLDYLEAGASVLAPYGRPPEDLLALRALAGVTVAAPYGEAEMRAVVRAAARSGRPHYIQTGRDTRYASPGWPGPELPLLNWVVAGEPDVPCLLSVGEPGAELALRAGEEVPGTAHARLVYVDDAHLAAAAAELALRHRVFVVVGDMGPGGVAQALAPLLAGCVVTGVRVEEGMAGVLAAAGVDRVGG, from the coding sequence ATGGTGCTCACGGGGCGCGAGGCATTCTGTGACGAACTGGCCAAAGCCGGCGCGCAGGACGAACGCGTGGTGTGTCTGGAGACTCTGTGGGGAGGGACCGGCCACCCTTTTGAGGCGGCTCATCCGGAGCGGTTCTTCGCCCTGTATGCGGCGGAGGCCGCGATGGTCCAGATGGCCCGTGGTCTCGCCGTCGCCGGATTCAGGCCCTTCGCCACGCTGGTGGCGCCCGAGGCCACGGTGGGCGCGAAGGAGAATCTCCGGCTCACCCTGGACTACCTCGAGGCCGGTGCCAGCGTGCTGGCGCCTTACGGCCGGCCGCCCGAGGACCTGCTCGCCCTGCGCGCGCTGGCCGGGGTGACCGTCGCGGCACCCTACGGCGAGGCCGAGATGCGGGCGGTGGTCCGGGCCGCGGCACGCTCGGGGCGGCCGCACTACATCCAGACGGGCCGGGACACGCGATATGCCTCGCCGGGCTGGCCCGGTCCCGAACTGCCCTTGCTCAACTGGGTGGTGGCGGGCGAGCCGGACGTGCCCTGTCTGCTGTCCGTCGGCGAGCCGGGGGCGGAGCTGGCCTTGCGGGCGGGGGAGGAGGTGCCCGGGACGGCGCATGCGCGCCTGGTCTATGTGGACGACGCACACCTGGCCGCCGCCGCGGCCGAACTCGCCCTGCGGCACCGGGTGTTCGTCGTCGTCGGGGACATGGGCCCCGGAGGTGTGGCGCAGGCGCTCGCCCCGCTGCTCGCCGGGTGCGTGGTCACCGGGGTACGGGTGGAGGAGGGCATGGCCGGCGTCCTTGCGGCGGCCGGCGTCGACCGCGTGGGGGGCTAG
- a CDS encoding SMP-30/gluconolactonase/LRE family protein: MSSSTDTGIYEILDERFRTGRCANGDDSLEKLYGGCRWAEGPLYLPAWRQLIWSDIPNDRMLRWDEQTGAVSLFRSPAGHVNGNTLDREGRLISCEQGNRRVTRTEHDGSLTVIADRWQGKRLNSPNDAVVRSDGSIWFSDPDFGITSDYEGFRAESEIGSCNVYRVDPTSGEVRLVADCFGAPNGLVFSLDERQLYVSDTRGGKLWVFEVSDDGTQLSAGKAFAEAPAGGQARFDNIRFDDGGRLWAAAIGGGVHCYDPDGTLIGRLRVPEPVSNITFGGPKNNRLFITATTGLYSLVMAVTGVPRVVGRAA; encoded by the coding sequence ATGTCATCCAGCACGGACACCGGCATCTACGAGATCCTTGACGAGCGCTTCCGCACCGGACGCTGCGCCAACGGGGACGACAGCCTGGAGAAGCTGTACGGGGGCTGCCGCTGGGCCGAGGGCCCGCTGTACCTGCCGGCCTGGCGCCAGCTGATCTGGAGCGACATCCCCAACGACCGCATGCTGCGCTGGGACGAACAGACCGGCGCCGTCTCGCTGTTCCGCTCCCCGGCGGGCCACGTCAACGGCAACACCCTTGACCGGGAAGGCCGGTTGATCAGCTGTGAGCAGGGCAATCGCCGGGTCACCCGCACCGAGCACGACGGCTCGCTCACCGTCATCGCCGACCGCTGGCAGGGCAAGCGGCTCAACAGCCCCAATGACGCCGTCGTACGGTCCGACGGCTCGATCTGGTTCTCCGACCCGGACTTCGGCATCACCAGCGACTACGAGGGCTTCCGCGCCGAGAGCGAGATCGGGTCCTGCAACGTCTACCGGGTCGACCCGACGAGTGGTGAAGTGCGGCTCGTCGCAGACTGTTTCGGCGCGCCCAACGGGCTCGTCTTCTCCCTGGACGAGCGGCAGTTGTACGTCTCCGACACCCGTGGCGGCAAGCTCTGGGTCTTCGAGGTGAGCGACGACGGTACGCAGCTGTCGGCCGGCAAGGCGTTCGCCGAGGCACCCGCGGGCGGCCAGGCACGGTTCGACAACATCCGCTTCGACGACGGCGGGCGCCTGTGGGCCGCGGCCATCGGCGGCGGCGTGCACTGCTACGACCCGGACGGCACCCTCATCGGCCGGCTCCGGGTCCCCGAGCCCGTCTCCAACATCACCTTCGGCGGACCCAAGAACAACCGCCTGTTCATCACGGCGACCACGGGTCTCTACTCGTTGGTGATGGCGGTGACCGGGGTGCCACGGGTGGTGGGCCGGGCGGCCTGA
- a CDS encoding Lrp/AsnC family transcriptional regulator: protein MDDIDRELLTLLQQDATRSYAALGKAVGLSAGSAHERVRKLRERGVIRRTTIDVDPAALGRGVLAFVMVDSSAWMGDSAAAFAAIPELQEAHIIAGSASVLVKVRTATTEQLQEVLRRLYAIEGVSGTQATVSLETFFERPIAPGKK, encoded by the coding sequence CTGGACGACATCGACCGCGAGTTGCTCACCCTGCTCCAGCAGGACGCCACCCGGTCGTACGCCGCCCTCGGCAAGGCCGTCGGCCTCTCGGCGGGCTCGGCCCATGAGCGGGTACGCAAACTCCGCGAGCGCGGAGTCATCCGGCGCACCACCATCGACGTGGACCCCGCCGCACTCGGCCGCGGCGTGCTCGCCTTCGTGATGGTCGACTCCTCGGCCTGGATGGGCGATTCGGCCGCCGCCTTCGCCGCGATCCCCGAACTCCAGGAGGCCCACATCATCGCGGGCAGCGCATCGGTCCTGGTCAAGGTCCGCACGGCGACGACGGAACAGCTCCAGGAGGTGCTGCGCAGGCTGTACGCCATCGAGGGAGTCAGCGGCACGCAGGCGACGGTGTCCTTGGAGACGTTCTTCGAGCGCCCGATTGCACCGGGCAAGAAGTAG
- a CDS encoding cytochrome P450: MTTASPRPARAALPPGSRLPALLQTALFLAAPGRASRRARRRYGPAFAVRFLGFPPEVMVTTAELAEKIYALDAGGARAGEVRRQFLEPLVGRHSLLSLDGDPWWRHRKLLSPPLHGKAIARYGEDIAKIAAAEIARWPQGTPFALRDGLQNITLDVILRLVFGIQDTARLARLRRLIPELIAVGGSPALLLTPPRISAWTQRSPLAKRLTFLPTTRFLRLKEAVDQLLYAEISHHRAHPVEGATDVLSRLLEAQDEDGTPLSDEELRDELITLLEAGHETTATALAWAFERLLRTPEVLAALRKELKQGTSERYLEAVTKEALRSRPVVYNAPRLLDAPLKLGRHEVPAGWRAGPLISLIHRDPEVYPDPEAFRPERFLGDDAARAQKGWMPFGGGRRYCVGAQLALLEMRVITREILTRLDLTAPEAAAELPRLRHVTLVPAHGTRVVTHRRPPS; this comes from the coding sequence ATGACCACCGCTTCCCCCCGCCCCGCCCGCGCAGCATTACCCCCAGGCTCGCGCCTGCCCGCCCTGTTGCAGACAGCCCTCTTCCTCGCCGCACCCGGCAGGGCCTCGCGGCGCGCCCGCAGGCGATACGGCCCCGCCTTCGCCGTGAGGTTCCTCGGCTTCCCACCCGAAGTCATGGTCACCACGGCGGAGTTGGCGGAGAAGATCTACGCCCTCGACGCCGGAGGTGCCCGCGCGGGCGAGGTCCGCCGCCAGTTCCTGGAACCGCTCGTCGGCCGGCACTCCCTGCTCAGCCTGGACGGCGACCCGTGGTGGCGGCACCGCAAGCTGCTCAGCCCGCCACTGCACGGCAAGGCCATCGCCCGCTACGGCGAGGACATCGCGAAGATAGCCGCGGCCGAGATCGCCCGCTGGCCGCAGGGCACCCCCTTCGCCCTGCGGGACGGCCTGCAGAACATCACCCTCGACGTCATCCTGCGCCTCGTCTTCGGCATCCAGGACACCGCCCGCCTCGCCCGACTCCGACGCCTCATCCCGGAGTTGATCGCGGTCGGCGGCTCGCCCGCGCTGCTCCTCACGCCACCCCGGATCAGCGCCTGGACCCAGCGCTCACCGCTCGCCAAGCGCCTGACGTTCCTGCCGACCACCCGCTTCCTGCGCCTCAAGGAAGCCGTGGACCAGCTCCTGTACGCCGAGATATCGCATCACCGCGCACACCCTGTGGAGGGCGCCACGGATGTCCTGTCCCGGCTCCTCGAAGCCCAGGACGAGGACGGCACCCCGCTGAGCGACGAGGAGCTGCGGGACGAGCTGATCACTCTCCTGGAGGCGGGCCACGAAACCACCGCCACCGCCCTGGCCTGGGCCTTCGAACGCCTCCTGCGCACACCGGAAGTCCTCGCCGCACTCCGCAAGGAGCTCAAACAGGGCACGTCCGAGCGCTACTTGGAGGCCGTCACCAAGGAGGCCCTGCGCTCCCGCCCGGTGGTCTACAACGCCCCCCGCCTGCTCGACGCACCGCTCAAGCTCGGCCGCCACGAGGTCCCGGCCGGCTGGCGGGCGGGCCCCTTGATCTCCCTGATCCACCGCGACCCGGAGGTCTACCCCGACCCGGAGGCCTTCCGCCCCGAACGCTTCCTCGGCGACGACGCGGCCCGCGCGCAGAAGGGCTGGATGCCGTTCGGCGGGGGCCGCCGCTACTGCGTGGGCGCTCAACTCGCCCTGCTGGAAATGCGGGTGATCACCCGGGAGATCCTCACCCGGCTCGACCTCACGGCCCCCGAAGCCGCCGCCGAACTCCCCCGGCTGCGCCACGTCACCCTCGTACCGGCACACGGCACGCGGGTGGTGACCCACCGGCGCCCGCCCTCCTAG
- a CDS encoding YnfA family protein yields MVVARSLLLFVVAALFEIGGAWLVWQGIREHKGWVWVGAGILALGLYGVVATWQSDAHFGRILAAYGGIFVAGSIAWGMVADGYRPDRFDVVGALVCLLGMALIMYAPRGS; encoded by the coding sequence ATGGTCGTCGCCCGGTCCTTGCTTCTTTTCGTCGTCGCCGCGCTCTTCGAGATCGGGGGCGCGTGGCTCGTCTGGCAGGGGATCAGGGAGCACAAGGGGTGGGTGTGGGTCGGCGCGGGCATCCTCGCGCTCGGGCTCTACGGAGTCGTCGCGACCTGGCAGAGCGATGCGCACTTCGGGCGGATCCTGGCCGCGTACGGCGGGATCTTCGTGGCCGGGTCGATCGCCTGGGGCATGGTCGCCGACGGGTACCGGCCCGACCGGTTCGACGTCGTCGGGGCGCTGGTCTGTCTCCTGGGGATGGCCCTCATCATGTACGCGCCGCGCGGCTCCTAG
- a CDS encoding GrpB family protein: protein MTESVHPVVVPYTPAWHTRGLELAADLHTALAPHAAYVDHIGSTSIPGMAAKPLYDLQVSVPDLAQAAAAFEEPLAERGFVRSPYQEDHVPAWSDDDQSLWLKRLWTRRGHSGGLGEDINLHVRPLDAPNERLALLFRDWFRAHPEAIDAYARFKGVLAAALDDTGTYADIKDPVVDLIITVAEPWATQTDWKPHA from the coding sequence ATGACCGAATCCGTCCACCCCGTCGTCGTCCCGTACACCCCCGCCTGGCACACCCGCGGCCTGGAACTGGCCGCCGACCTGCACACGGCGCTGGCCCCGCACGCCGCGTACGTCGACCACATCGGCTCCACCTCCATCCCCGGCATGGCGGCGAAACCGCTCTACGACCTGCAGGTCTCGGTGCCCGACCTGGCTCAGGCGGCGGCCGCCTTCGAAGAGCCGCTGGCCGAGCGGGGGTTCGTACGGTCGCCGTACCAGGAGGACCATGTGCCGGCCTGGTCGGACGACGACCAGTCGCTCTGGCTGAAGCGCCTGTGGACCCGACGCGGCCACTCCGGCGGCCTCGGCGAGGACATCAACCTGCACGTACGCCCCCTCGACGCCCCCAACGAACGCCTCGCCCTCCTCTTCCGCGACTGGTTCCGCGCCCACCCGGAGGCGATCGACGCGTACGCCCGCTTCAAGGGCGTACTGGCGGCGGCCCTCGACGACACGGGAACGTACGCGGACATCAAGGACCCGGTGGTCGACCTGATCATCACGGTGGCGGAGCCCTGGGCAACGCAGACGGACTGGAAGCCGCACGCCTGA
- a CDS encoding DUF6232 family protein gives MRGSSIDFKVSKRLLWVGEAAYPLQNITRVYTLTLHPRRKEATALFLKRLLITAAVVVGLLLVVALPAALASGEDSGPGWTVFIVLGGVAAVIYSIVELLAVLGAPPCFVLSVETNGPSTAVVTSENPDQLRQLVHQLVYAIEHPDAEFAVKVESLTVSPKHYYFGDNVNMYGGNGNVGMTSA, from the coding sequence ATGCGAGGGAGCAGTATCGACTTCAAGGTCAGCAAGCGACTGCTGTGGGTCGGCGAGGCCGCGTACCCGCTGCAGAACATCACGCGGGTCTACACGCTGACGCTCCACCCGCGGCGCAAGGAGGCGACGGCGCTCTTCCTCAAGCGGCTGCTCATCACGGCGGCCGTGGTGGTCGGGCTGCTGCTGGTCGTCGCGCTGCCCGCCGCACTGGCGAGCGGTGAGGACAGCGGGCCGGGCTGGACCGTGTTCATCGTCCTCGGCGGTGTGGCGGCGGTGATCTACTCGATCGTGGAACTGCTCGCCGTGCTGGGGGCGCCGCCCTGCTTCGTGCTGTCCGTCGAGACGAACGGGCCGTCCACCGCGGTGGTGACCAGCGAGAACCCGGATCAGCTGAGGCAGCTCGTCCATCAGCTCGTGTACGCGATCGAGCACCCGGACGCTGAGTTCGCGGTGAAGGTGGAGAGCCTCACGGTCAGCCCCAAGCACTACTACTTCGGCGACAACGTCAACATGTACGGCGGCAACGGCAACGTGGGGATGACGAGCGCATGA
- a CDS encoding WXG100 family type VII secretion target, whose translation MSSSTGYAVRAGEVDTSAGKLDKAADELDSVKSTIPQEQCTVPEVFGGEEATPAYDAFAGAWQREATVLRDALREISGKLNTTSNNYVTAEHGAEGALRQAAPGQAAGLSDFN comes from the coding sequence ATGAGCAGTTCGACGGGGTATGCGGTACGTGCCGGAGAGGTTGACACTTCTGCGGGCAAATTGGACAAGGCGGCCGACGAGCTCGATTCGGTCAAGTCGACCATTCCGCAGGAGCAGTGCACCGTCCCCGAGGTGTTCGGCGGCGAGGAGGCCACGCCCGCCTATGACGCCTTCGCCGGGGCCTGGCAGCGGGAGGCGACAGTCCTGCGGGACGCGTTGCGGGAGATCTCCGGCAAGCTGAACACCACCTCGAACAACTACGTGACGGCGGAGCACGGCGCCGAGGGCGCCCTGCGCCAGGCCGCGCCCGGCCAGGCCGCGGGCCTGTCCGACTTCAACTGA
- a CDS encoding WXG100 family type VII secretion target: protein MAGEDTTTRRAELAAAASDIDGADSKNDLISAIDRALAVVAPMGSPDTIESAAKAYKKAAGQCKHEVEERVEQVATKDLPQAWEGMASVTAQMVVAAAARTAEQMSEAFEAGQKALERLADGVRTAQSEDGPGRTELRRARDMLGGEDGFFDSWVEKDAEEEEKERAREIARAGVKARHKAAESADDAARAAARDLNKLAAEARSGHLDGKGLSAVDRMMLADTSNVGEDSAEREYNEILSTNDLKRSSDRLDKMSPAERAEFQKMLDGAGSPEERAYLMKGLAAGHDMNSMRDFSEKIAGKDEAWLRRHLSPVVSGADAAGNVDPAKRDNTFRGQQWAQGGDGSEGSCVASSTINARAVVDPVYALGLTGGPDGQEDSPSAFRDRLVDEQHRVHEDGDGDWDDNDAPDGMDNDGWSEVADNELNSPTGADYERQSLDSPDDRRGALPEIEKAVAEGKPVPIRVDGPDSAHALVIVGQEGDMLQVHNPWGHTVWVSESDFVDGHMDKASDGRLPDATGVHLPK, encoded by the coding sequence ATGGCGGGCGAGGACACGACCACCCGGCGGGCCGAACTCGCCGCCGCAGCCTCGGACATCGACGGCGCGGACTCGAAGAACGACCTCATCTCGGCAATCGACAGAGCCCTGGCCGTCGTCGCGCCCATGGGTAGCCCGGACACCATCGAGTCGGCGGCCAAGGCCTACAAGAAGGCCGCCGGCCAGTGCAAGCACGAGGTCGAGGAGCGGGTCGAGCAGGTCGCGACGAAGGACCTCCCGCAGGCCTGGGAGGGCATGGCGAGCGTGACGGCACAGATGGTCGTCGCCGCGGCCGCGCGCACCGCCGAGCAGATGAGCGAGGCGTTCGAGGCGGGGCAGAAGGCCCTGGAACGCCTCGCTGACGGCGTACGCACCGCCCAGAGCGAGGACGGTCCCGGCCGTACGGAACTGCGCCGGGCGCGCGACATGCTCGGCGGCGAGGACGGCTTCTTCGACTCCTGGGTGGAGAAGGACGCCGAGGAGGAGGAGAAGGAGCGGGCCCGCGAAATAGCCCGCGCCGGCGTCAAAGCCCGGCACAAGGCGGCGGAGAGTGCCGACGACGCCGCTCGCGCGGCGGCCCGCGATCTCAACAAGCTAGCGGCGGAGGCCCGTTCCGGGCATCTGGACGGCAAGGGGCTGAGCGCCGTCGACCGGATGATGCTGGCCGACACCTCGAACGTCGGCGAGGACAGCGCCGAGCGCGAGTACAACGAGATCCTCTCCACGAACGACCTGAAGCGCTCCAGCGACCGGCTCGACAAGATGAGCCCGGCCGAACGCGCCGAGTTCCAGAAGATGTTGGACGGGGCCGGTTCGCCGGAGGAGCGGGCGTACCTGATGAAGGGCCTCGCCGCCGGGCACGACATGAACAGCATGCGCGACTTCAGCGAGAAGATCGCGGGCAAGGACGAGGCGTGGCTGCGCCGGCACCTCTCCCCGGTGGTCAGCGGCGCGGACGCCGCGGGGAACGTCGACCCCGCCAAGCGGGACAACACGTTCCGCGGCCAGCAGTGGGCCCAGGGCGGCGACGGCAGCGAGGGCAGCTGCGTGGCCTCCTCCACCATCAACGCCCGGGCCGTGGTCGACCCGGTCTACGCCTTGGGACTGACCGGCGGGCCGGACGGCCAGGAGGACTCGCCGTCGGCCTTCCGCGACCGCCTCGTGGACGAACAGCACCGCGTCCATGAAGACGGCGACGGCGACTGGGACGACAACGACGCCCCCGACGGAATGGACAACGACGGCTGGTCCGAAGTGGCCGACAACGAGCTCAACTCGCCCACCGGCGCGGACTACGAGCGCCAGAGCCTGGACAGCCCGGACGACCGCAGAGGCGCGCTCCCGGAGATCGAGAAGGCCGTCGCGGAGGGCAAGCCCGTGCCCATCAGGGTGGACGGACCGGACTCGGCGCACGCCCTCGTGATCGTCGGGCAGGAGGGCGACATGCTGCAGGTCCACAACCCGTGGGGGCACACGGTCTGGGTCAGCGAGTCCGACTTCGTGGACGGCCACATGGACAAGGCGTCCGACGGCAGGCTTCCCGACGCCACCGGCGTCCATCTCCCGAAGTGA
- a CDS encoding nucleoside deaminase yields the protein MTAQTEEKTVQELEAGWLDEAIQRATTSVHNGGGPFGALIAKDGVVVAIENNHVTENLDPTAHAEVSAIRAACKALGTFSLEGCVLVTSCEPCPMCLTSALWARVDRVIFGADRDDAAVAGFDDRRFYDLLEKKSPELWPMSVERIEMANRTAPFDAWLAKTDRIDY from the coding sequence GTGACCGCGCAGACCGAAGAGAAGACCGTCCAGGAGCTCGAGGCGGGCTGGCTGGACGAGGCGATCCAGCGTGCCACCACCAGCGTGCACAACGGCGGCGGCCCGTTCGGCGCCCTGATCGCCAAGGACGGCGTGGTCGTCGCGATCGAGAACAACCACGTAACGGAGAACCTGGACCCGACGGCGCACGCCGAGGTCAGCGCGATCCGTGCCGCCTGCAAGGCGCTGGGCACCTTCTCCCTCGAGGGCTGCGTCCTGGTCACCTCGTGCGAGCCGTGCCCGATGTGTCTGACCTCCGCCCTGTGGGCGCGCGTCGACCGCGTCATCTTCGGCGCCGACCGTGACGACGCCGCGGTGGCCGGGTTCGACGACCGCCGCTTCTACGACCTGCTCGAGAAGAAGTCGCCGGAGCTGTGGCCGATGTCGGTCGAGCGCATCGAGATGGCGAACCGTACGGCGCCGTTCGACGCGTGGCTGGCGAAGACGGACCGCATCGACTACTGA
- a CDS encoding histidine phosphatase family protein: MTTLVLLRHGETLLTPERRLSGSGGSNPGLSPVGRRQAEAAAAALAHRGGIEAVVTSPMRRCQETAQAVAARLGLSVQADAELREADFGAWEGLTFGEVRERYPDDLSAWRASPESAPTGAGETMQQVIRRVAAVRDGLLARYAGGTVLVVSHVVPVRTLLRLALQAPPHTLFRMEVAAASLSTVTYDADRTATVQALNDIHHLS, translated from the coding sequence GTGACGACGCTCGTGCTGCTGCGGCACGGCGAGACCCTGCTCACCCCGGAGCGGCGGCTCTCCGGCAGCGGCGGATCCAACCCGGGACTCTCCCCGGTCGGACGCCGCCAGGCCGAGGCGGCGGCAGCGGCCCTCGCCCACCGCGGCGGCATCGAGGCGGTCGTCACCTCACCGATGCGGCGCTGTCAGGAGACCGCTCAGGCCGTGGCCGCGCGCCTCGGCCTGAGCGTCCAGGCCGACGCGGAACTGCGGGAAGCGGACTTCGGCGCCTGGGAGGGCCTGACCTTCGGCGAAGTCCGCGAACGGTACCCGGACGACCTGAGCGCATGGCGTGCCTCGCCCGAGAGCGCCCCCACGGGCGCGGGCGAGACCATGCAGCAGGTCATCCGCCGGGTCGCCGCCGTACGGGACGGCCTGCTTGCCCGGTACGCGGGCGGCACGGTGCTTGTCGTCTCGCACGTCGTACCGGTCAGGACCCTGCTCCGGCTCGCCCTGCAGGCTCCGCCGCACACCTTGTTCCGCATGGAGGTCGCGGCGGCCTCCCTGTCGACGGTGACGTACGACGCGGACCGCACCGCCACGGTGCAGGCCCTCAACGACATCCATCACCTGAGCTGA
- a CDS encoding SRPBCC family protein — protein MPTQIQRKHTMYHSTILDADPDTVWPVIRDAMQILEMVSPGDLDVHRDVTWVDGASVETVPARYDFKLTLSGKVVAQEIAARDEINRTQSYRAVAPTSGVKSYEATIRLFPITNDPARSFFDWSRTLEIAEDADLNVVEGIIDIMEKQTDAVRDHFAQTSK, from the coding sequence GTGCCGACTCAGATCCAGCGCAAGCACACCATGTACCACTCGACCATCCTCGACGCCGACCCGGACACCGTGTGGCCGGTCATCCGCGACGCCATGCAGATCCTGGAGATGGTGTCCCCGGGCGACCTGGACGTCCACCGCGACGTCACGTGGGTGGACGGAGCCTCGGTCGAGACGGTCCCGGCCCGCTACGACTTCAAGCTCACGCTCAGCGGCAAGGTCGTCGCGCAGGAGATCGCCGCGCGCGACGAGATCAACCGGACCCAGTCCTACCGGGCCGTCGCCCCCACCAGCGGGGTCAAGAGCTACGAGGCGACCATCCGGCTGTTCCCCATCACCAACGACCCGGCCCGCAGCTTCTTCGACTGGTCGCGCACCCTGGAGATCGCCGAGGACGCCGACCTGAACGTGGTCGAGGGCATCATCGACATCATGGAGAAGCAGACCGACGCCGTACGGGACCACTTCGCGCAGACCTCGAAGTGA
- a CDS encoding carbamoyltransferase family protein, translating to MIVLGCNGFSRVSEFFSERLGATGINKHYLLGHDAAAALLVDGRLVAAVEEERLNREKKTTDFPTHAIDWCLEEAGITFDDVDLFAFPWNWSPQILGEIQDGIRMSPLAEDAKSQLIDDMADLFGQVVSHEAMLADFEARTGYRPDPAKVRFVPHHLAHATTGYYLAGMKDAAFLVSDGRAEFFSTLTGEIRDGRITVFDDTATGARYSMGTLFSSITRFLGFVPNNDEYKVMGLAGYADPPTPNPFLDNLLVLHDDGRYTFTKPLQTDNLRSHDALFEEYFGPFEDTLEYTSRVSAAAQEMLNVATAHQVRHLEKRTDLDRLLFEGGVALNCLNNTPLFEGSRFEDMQVSFGASDTGITIGAAAHAWLGDPGTEPEDIRAASAPVSPYLGPAYDEAAIEEALEGFTGRVTATRLDDDEVVEHLAKLLTEKVVIGYFEGRVEHGPRALGHRSIIANPGFDDIKDIINTRVKHREPFRPFAPLVLEEQAPKIFEMGRKTSSPYMTFVFPVRDEYKDRIPGAVHVDGTSRIQTLTDEGTPRLTALLRKFIELTDTPCLINTSFNVAGEPIVCSPTDALNCFLGTEIDYLVLGNHLVTKTAN from the coding sequence GTGATTGTTCTCGGATGTAATGGTTTCAGTCGGGTGTCGGAGTTCTTCTCCGAACGCCTCGGCGCGACCGGCATCAACAAGCATTACCTCTTGGGCCACGACGCCGCCGCCGCACTCCTGGTGGACGGCCGGCTGGTCGCCGCGGTGGAGGAGGAGCGCCTCAACCGGGAGAAGAAGACCACCGACTTCCCCACGCACGCGATCGACTGGTGCCTGGAGGAAGCCGGGATCACGTTCGACGACGTGGACCTGTTCGCCTTCCCGTGGAACTGGTCGCCGCAGATTCTGGGCGAGATCCAGGACGGCATCCGCATGTCGCCGCTGGCGGAGGACGCGAAGAGTCAACTCATCGACGACATGGCCGACTTGTTCGGTCAGGTCGTCAGCCACGAGGCGATGCTCGCGGACTTCGAGGCCCGCACCGGGTACCGCCCGGACCCGGCCAAGGTCCGCTTCGTCCCGCACCACTTGGCGCACGCCACGACCGGCTACTACCTCGCCGGCATGAAGGACGCGGCCTTCCTCGTCAGCGACGGCCGCGCCGAATTCTTCTCGACCCTGACGGGCGAGATCCGTGACGGCCGGATCACCGTCTTCGATGACACCGCCACCGGCGCCCGGTACTCCATGGGCACCCTGTTCTCCTCCATCACCCGCTTCCTCGGATTCGTCCCCAACAACGACGAGTACAAGGTGATGGGCCTGGCGGGATACGCCGACCCGCCGACGCCGAACCCGTTCCTCGACAACCTTCTGGTGCTGCACGACGACGGTCGCTACACCTTCACCAAGCCGCTGCAGACCGACAACCTGCGCAGCCACGACGCCCTGTTCGAGGAGTACTTCGGGCCCTTCGAGGACACCCTCGAATACACCTCCCGCGTCTCCGCCGCCGCGCAGGAAATGCTGAACGTCGCCACCGCCCACCAGGTCCGGCACCTGGAGAAGCGGACGGACCTCGACCGGCTGCTGTTCGAGGGAGGCGTCGCCCTGAACTGCCTCAACAACACCCCGCTGTTCGAGGGCTCCCGCTTCGAGGACATGCAGGTCAGCTTCGGTGCCTCGGACACCGGCATCACCATCGGGGCCGCGGCCCACGCCTGGCTGGGCGACCCAGGCACCGAGCCCGAGGACATCCGCGCCGCGTCCGCACCCGTCAGCCCCTATCTGGGCCCGGCCTACGACGAGGCCGCGATCGAGGAGGCCCTCGAAGGCTTCACCGGCCGGGTCACCGCCACGCGCCTGGACGACGACGAGGTCGTCGAGCACCTGGCGAAGCTGCTGACGGAGAAGGTCGTCATCGGCTACTTCGAGGGCCGCGTCGAGCACGGGCCGCGTGCGCTCGGACATCGCAGCATCATCGCCAACCCCGGCTTCGACGACATCAAGGACATCATCAACACCCGGGTCAAGCACCGCGAACCCTTCCGCCCGTTCGCTCCCCTCGTCCTGGAGGAGCAGGCGCCGAAGATCTTCGAGATGGGGCGCAAGACCAGCTCCCCGTACATGACGTTCGTCTTCCCCGTGCGCGACGAGTACAAGGACCGCATCCCCGGCGCCGTGCACGTGGACGGCACCTCGCGCATCCAGACCCTGACGGACGAGGGAACGCCCCGACTCACGGCGCTGCTGCGGAAGTTCATCGAACTCACCGACACGCCCTGCCTGATCAACACGTCGTTCAACGTCGCCGGCGAACCCATCGTCTGCAGTCCCACCGACGCCCTGAACTGCTTCCTGGGGACCGAGATCGACTACCTGGTGCTCGGAAACCACCTCGTCACCAAGACCGCCAACTGA